AACCATTTCATGTGAACATAATCAAAGGAGACATGCAAATGCCATCATGGTTAGACAAGTTAAATTGATCAGTGGGGTGAGTTTTTTTATATTGTATTATACTACAAACTATGTTTAATTCTTTATGTCACTTGATGAGTAAAAGTGTGATTAATAGAATGCTGTCTGTTGGTCTCAAGCAACCAAGAGACAGTATTCTATAATAATTATCTGAGAATGCTGTCTTTTAGTACAATCATCTTCTGTGCATCTGTAATCTATGATAATTATCTGAATGCTATCTGTTTAACTACAGATATAATGCAATTATTCTGGTATGTGTATCTGAAATTTGAAGCTTGACCATAAGAGCAACTGCTATCTTCACATCATCCACTATTCAACATTAACAAAGTTTTCTGTATTTTGCAATCACAGGCTTTGGGTCCACTGCACTGCGTTATACATTATAACCTGTTCAGCTTGTAGTCTTCTTTATTCTGTAAGAATTTGTTTCTAAAGTGTCAaaactaaattatctcatcttgctcTTTTATTAGtgacatttttttttgtttattttccaGGAATACAAGAACATTTCTCAAATGAAGCTAGCTCATGTCACTGGATCCCCTCCAAATCCTAGTCATTTTACTATTCTTGTTCGTGCTATACCAAAATCGACAGAAGAATATCTGACCGATACCATTAGAAACTTCTTCACAAATTATCATGGATCAAGTTACTTATCACATCAAATAATCAGTCGAACTGGGAAATTTCAGAAATTTATGGTGTGTATTCAACCCTCTTTATTCCTTTTGTCATGTAAATATCAATATATCATGTTGGAGtactatataaaaatatatttggaATTTATCTGTTTGGACGTTATGGAACATTTTATGCTCAACAATGACTTATATGTATTTGATTTCTGATGAATGTTTCATGTAATTTGTTCTTTTCTGGAGCACTGATTTTATGCTCTATGATGACTTATATGTATCTGTTTTCAGCTCAACATGCTGAATTATCATGTATCATGTAATTTCACGCTCAACAATGaatatatattttgttttatGGTTTCATTTTAATGCCCTATCATCTGTGTGCTAATTCCAAATTGATATGTTTTGTGACTTGCTTGTAAAAGGGAGGCATTTTTTGAATCAGTGTGTCATATGTTTTCTCTTTTGCTAAACTTGTTATCCCTATGGTTATCTAGATGTACCCAGTGATAGCTAATCTTCTGTCATTATATTTTTGATTCTTACTCTGCTAGTAATTTTCATCATTTTTGGCTAGAGAGATCCTCATGATGGTTGAGGATTTGGATATAATATGAAAGACTCTTCTTTGCCAGATTTTGCATAACTTCACCATTATTAACTGCCACAATGCAGGATCTTTAGTTTGGccatctcttctctctctctctctacttctaTACTCTTTTGTGCTAATATATGCATATGCACCACGTGTGATCATTCCAAGTTTCCAACATATGTCTGGTCTGCAAGAAACTTGGGGTTGTTCCTTTATCCTTTGTGTTATTTTATTGTACATTATTTACTATGATCTTAAAACTATATTAGTAAGTATGATGAATGGCATATTGGAAATACAacacaacaaatgtaacagacagTTGATGGCATGGGATACAAGTAAGAAGGACCGGTTAAGGAGATGCcgcatataaaaagaaaaaagagaaagctGTTGTTCCCAAATTTTTGGGTTAAGACTAAATGGATCCTTCTCCACTATTTTATTTACTGCTTTACTGCAATGGCACTAAATAATGGAGGGCTTCTAATCTTTTATAATTGTTTCTGACCATGTCTTCTTTAGTCTCCCCTcccaattttaatatttcaatttaaTCTATCCTTTTTAATGAAGCTGTTGGTCTTCTTTTGACATGCCATTTTAGACTTCTTAATTCTTTCTTCATTTTTTCAATAATATCTTGACCCACAAGAGAAAACAATGTTATAAATATAAACATTTTGACTATAGAAGATAAATTCACCATTCACAGAAATATAAAAGACATGTGGTGCCTTTAACTATCTACATAAAATACTTTGAGATTTGTTATCAAGACACTTATGTCCTAGTAGAATCTGAATTTGGATTTATTTAAGGGATGCTAAGCTAAACTCAAATCCAATTACCTTAGTAGGTCTGAGATGTTAAATTTTGCTTTAATCTGTCCCAATTTGTATAAGAATCCAGttacactttttttttcttctcgtgTAAACTTTTTTTTATGTATTAGCATTTATGTCACATTGGACTACTGAAAGTTCTTGTTTGCCTCTTCTGTGTGTATGTTGGTCAAGTGTAACAATTTTTCTCCTTGTTTCAGGTGTGAATATAAAGCTCCAATATAATAGTACAATTTCTCATTGTGTTCTGTGTTTCTGTTGAAACAATCTGTTTATGGCAATTTTTTCTATTGCAGTACAATGCAAAGAAGGTCTACAAAAAGTTTGTCCGGATAAGAGTCACTGCTCTAGACAATAAATGCAGACCAAGTCTTTATAGATGTGGACTTTGCGGAGTAGTGTCCAATTCTTTTCAATTTTACCACAGTGATTATAATGGAAAAAGGACAGATCTGCAACATTCAGACACAAGAAAACGAAAGGTATTTTTTCAGATCTAAGCTTGTTTTTTTCTAATGAAActcaaaagatttgaacttaacatttcctgttttctttttttcctacTTGTTGAACCGGATGAGCAAAATTCAATTAGATGAACATATAATAAGCCATTTATGTGCCTAACTGTTTTCCCTTTTACAAATAGGAATGCTCAGCTGCCTTTGTTTTTTTCAAGACCCGCTATGCTGCTGTTGTTGCTTCAAAGGTTCTTCAGACTTCAAATCCCATGCAGTGGGTAACTGGCATTGCTCCAGAACCATGTGATGTTTATTGGCCAAACCTATGGATACCATTTGGGCAGCTTTGGATTCGCCGACTAGCTACTCTTTTGGCTACCATCGTTTTCATGTTTTTGTTTCTTATCCCGGTAACCTTTGTGCAAGGTCTAACCCAACTAGACCAGTTACAACAGAAGTTCCCTTTTCTGAATCGTATACCTAACAAGTAAGTATTCTTGTCCTGTTTTTCTCTTCAGGTTATCACTCAAATTCTCATTGATTTTTCTTGTTAAGAAGCTACTAGATCATTTCTATTGTGACCTGTATGCATTTCAAACTAGTTATAAAATGGCATACTATTTCATTACAAGTTGATGCAAAGCATTTTACTGTTTCCATCAATCCTAAAATAAACTCTAACTCTGAGATTATTCCATGAAAACAAATCATTAATCTTGGTGCAATTATGGCTTGTTATCTCACAGTAAGTACTTCCTCTATCAAAACCTCCTTATGGATATTGGAGGATCGAAATTCCAGCTGTAACTTATATTTATTGAGCCTTCCAAAATTTGATCCATGATACATCTTTCCTTGCTTATGTTGGATTGGAAAGTGAGAGATATCTGACATTTTGTAATGTAGTCCAGTTATTTCTAAAGGGAAAGTCATTTGTCTATTTCTACATGTGGGGTACAATTGACACTTAATTATGTCCCAAAGTTTTTATAAGGGTCACTgtaatgccaaatcaatatattgTGGATAGAATTAAGTTTTAGCATCAATTCCTCTGATTAAGCTTTTTTGGTTTATTATTAGTGGTTAGAGGATTTTCCTTGTTGCCCATTTTTATTTAGATGTCTTAGTTTGATTTCTGTTTTGTAATATATTTTCATTTTCCCTGGAAATCCATGACGCTATATTCTTGTTCATAGTTATTTAAATAATTACAGTCAGATGGATTTCTCAATTAGCTGACAGATAAATATCTATACAATCTTTTTAGTTAAATGACTATTGCGTCAAATACATATTTAGATTGCTTGCTATGGATGGTTAAGTTTGAGATGATCAATGTAGGACAAGAttgttttatcaaatttaataatGGAGATATTTTCCTTTATGATCTCTGGTATTTATCAATGTAGGAACTGTATTATCAAATTTAATCATcaagatgttttcctttatgaTTTCTGGTCTAAGTGGTTCTGTTTTTAATGTGCTTGAGTTATTGGTTCATCAAGATGTGTCCTATGGATAGCTTTCTTGATTATTTGGCGTTCATCAATTCAGTTCTTTCTTGATCGCCTTAGTCAAATATTATATTCATGTTTGCTACTCGAGTCTCACCCTGTTTTCTTTACTAATGGCATTGCTTAACAATAATAAAGGCtgctaattgattttttttttttcttttgtctatTTTGTGGGGTAAAATCTTAAATTTGCTGTCAATGTGCAGGGCTTTTGTGATCCAGTTCGTGTCAGGTTACCTGCCTAGTGTCATTTTACAGGTCTTCCTCTATTCTGTTCCCCCAATGATGATGATGTTTTCTACTGTGGAAGGGCCTATTTCGCGCAGTGGCAGGAAGAGAAGTGCATGTTGCAAAATACTATACTTCACCATATGGAATGTATTTTTTGTGAATGTTTTATCTGGATCTATCATCAGCCAGCTGCATATCTTTTCTAGACCAAGAGACATTCCTGTCCATCTCGCCAAAGCAGTACCAAGGCAGGTAAAATTTAGATCCATGTTTTTATTTTCATCCAGTTCCAAAATTGTGTAATGTTATATATGATGTTTTCTCAGCTATATAAGCTTGGTGTGCTGTTTCGCTTATGTTACCACGAGTTCATTTTTGGTGAATTACTGATCTCCTACGCTGCACAAGAATTAGAATGATGATCTAATGCTTTGTGTTGCCCTGTTGCAGGCAACCTTTTTTATTACTTATGTTCTGACATTAGGTTGGGCCAGTTTATCCTCGGAAGTCTTGCAAACCTTTTCCCTATCATATAATTGGATGCGGAAATATATATTCAGATTGAAGGACGATCCGAATGCTGTGCCGTCCTTTCCGTATCACACTGAAGTCCCAAAAGTGCTGTTGTTCGGCTTAATTGGTTTTACATGTTCAATATTGGCACCTTTAATAGTGCCATTCTTGCTGGTTTACTTCTTTCTTGGTCATCTCGTGTACCGTAACCAGGTGAGTCCTTTTATGCTTTATGGGACAACTGTTGTAGCCATGTTTTCATCTATCTCTGTGCTGAACAGGTCTGCATATTACTTATATATTGTTTATATATCGTTTATGCCAATTAGATAGACATATAAAATACCATATATATTGTTAATCTTGAAGCAAGTCTAACAAAGACTTCTCATTGTTTCGCCTTTGAAATTTGCAGATTCTAAATGTTTACAGCTCATATTACGAATCTGGAGGGCGGATGTGGCCCATCGTGCACAACACCACTGTTTTCTCTCTGCTGCTGATGCAGATTATTGCACTCGGAGTATTCGGAACAAAAGATGCCCCGGTTGCTTCGGGTTTCACTATTCCACTTCTGATCTTCACACTTCTTTTCAGTGAATACTGCAGGCATCACTTCAATCCCATATTCAAGAATTTCTCTGCCCAGGTTGGTGTTTGCAATTTAGAGCGTGTAATAAGCTAAAAATGCAGTTGATATCTACATACTTATTCATGTACATGATTCTGGGATCCCAGGACTTCATCGAGATGGATAGAGAAGATGAGCAAACTGGTCGAATGAAGGATATTCACATGCAGCTGCTCACAGCATACTGCCAGCTCCCCCCACCAACTACTAATACTGAAGAAACATATTATGATGATTCTGAAACTGGTGGTGCTCGTAATCAGGTCACGatctgaactctctctctctctctctctctctctctctatatatatatatatgtttatatcaaACAATGATTTTGACTAAAGATTACTTGAACTGCGATTTTATAGCATCATACACAGATTCAACTAATTAAAGTATCAGGATGTATTCATGTAACTAACATCATGCACTGTGCTCCCAATGTTGGTTGTCACTGGGGAAGGTGTTCATTTAACTGTTTCAAATCTTTTTCGGAAATAAACTTCTGCTCGAGCAGTTGCGCATCCCTCCTTTTATTAATTGTCTTTTATTAATGTTGGAATACCAGTAGTACGATGATTTTTATGGCATCTGATTATTTATTGTCAACTAATTGTTCATATCTAGAGATAGATGGATCATAATGTTTAAATTTAGTATTATGAAAACTTATAATCCAGAAATTCGTTTGTGTTGTAGAAATATCCTATCACATGCATAGGTATAGGCTCCCAAATAGTGTTACAAATGTAATTATTACTGGCTGTAATATTTGCTTGCGTTTGCCCCCAAACTGTATAATCCTAAATCCTGCATTGGAGGTTGTCTCATGCAATCAATCATACTACCTTTTTCTCCTTTACGGCTGCGAGGATGGTCTCCACATTTCTACAAAGCTAGTGGCAAAGCATCACAATATTTCAGCATCATCAAATATTTGCAACTTCTTCCTTATTTTTCATTTTGACATAATGCATTTatgtaatataaaaaataataagactACAAGAGAAACAGCCAACAAAATCAATAAAATGATGAGCAGGCCATAAGCAATGAATCCCTATTTGCTTGCTCtaaaatacatattttttttttttggtttatcaAAAAGCCACATGGGTGAGGATCCGAAACTTCATTAGATATAATTTTTCAAAGGTGCTCGCTAGATTTTTTTTCAGATTAAAATAAGGTCTTGAGAtcaaaattcatttttatcatttatgctattaaaaaaacaaaagattACATTCAAAAACATGTACTTATGTATTTTTGAGTCAAAGAGAGAGATGAGAATCTCCCAACAGGCGGTACCTCAAGAAGCACTATGTTCTCCAGTTTCAAAAACATCAATATAAGGTAATCCAGATATCCCAATCATCTAAGCAACAACGATCCCCAGATGATGCTCAATGCTGCATCAACATTCTTGTTTCATCCATCACTTAATTGTTTTCAACCTTCCCCATGCTTAACCTCACAAAAAAAAACTCGGTTGGGTGTCCTGAGAGTGTTATTAGGAGATTCTTCATTTTCTTGGGCCTATATTTGAGTTTTACTGAAACTTAGAATATGGCAAGCACAGGATTTACTCACAAATGCTGCAATCGTCAAACTGACAAGCATCAAAGTGAAGCATATATTTCGGATTCAAATAAAAAGGAACAAATATTGATGAAAAATCAAAAGATGCAATCTAATCTGTTCTTTCCCTACAAATAAACCCAAAATTTCGGGCCAAGAAGTAGTAGCGAAGAAACCCCTCAAAGAAAGAGCAAGCTACTAGATCTCCGATGCAAACCCCTACACCAAGATGGCATCTCTCATCATTGATCGTTCAATCTCAACCAAACCTCACCACCTAAAATCAGCCGTTCCCGCATATCCAACATCTCAATCAGATCAAAGAAGGTTTCAAACAAGAAGTGGGCAAATGCCAAGAAAAGGGGTTAGAACAGGATGGAAACAACCAGTAATCAAGAATCAAACTATGTTAGACGCTAATGCTAGAGTAAAGTTCTGTGATCAAACGAAGAGAGACGGTTGCCCGCACTACCTCGGATTGCCTGGCTCCATCCTGTCTGCCTTCCATCGATAAGGGGCGAGGgaaaggtgggggggggggggggagggacgGCCTACAGTGACGAAGAGGCCCTTCCCGGTGTCCCGCGACCGGCGGCTTCGTCGCTCGGGATGACGGAGCGGCGGTCGGAGGGGAAGAAGGGTTTCCTCTTGGGTTACGCCATACgagggaggagaagaggaagagcgattgctctctctctctctctctctctctctgaatcaTTTGCGGTTTGTTATGTTGCTATTTATGGGTTCGTTTCCTCCCTTCTTCTGCTTGCAGAGCGTCACCAAATCGTTGCTGCGTAAAGCTCTTCCAAAGTGGTATCATCATCATCGTTTATCGACAACATGATGAATGATCCATCCATCCATGCCGTTCATTCCGTTGCTTACGGAATGGATTCCTCTGCACAGAAATAATCCTATCCAAATCGGGTCATCGTTTCCGTGTCGGTCGCCGAGGTGAG
The DNA window shown above is from Musa acuminata AAA Group cultivar baxijiao chromosome BXJ2-4, Cavendish_Baxijiao_AAA, whole genome shotgun sequence and carries:
- the LOC135609828 gene encoding CSC1-like protein RXW8; translated protein: MNISALLTSAGINIGFCALFLSLYSILRKQPSNLYVYFGRRLEKENSRYQDPFTLERFVPSAGWIVKAWEVTEDEILSIGGLDAVVFLRIFVFSIRIFSITAVVCVFGVLPVNYFGQEMQHGRISSESLDVFTIANVKGGSKWLWVHCTALYIITCSACSLLYSEYKNISQMKLAHVTGSPPNPSHFTILVRAIPKSTEEYLTDTIRNFFTNYHGSSYLSHQIISRTGKFQKFMYNAKKVYKKFVRIRVTALDNKCRPSLYRCGLCGVVSNSFQFYHSDYNGKRTDLQHSDTRKRKECSAAFVFFKTRYAAVVASKVLQTSNPMQWVTGIAPEPCDVYWPNLWIPFGQLWIRRLATLLATIVFMFLFLIPVTFVQGLTQLDQLQQKFPFLNRIPNKAFVIQFVSGYLPSVILQVFLYSVPPMMMMFSTVEGPISRSGRKRSACCKILYFTIWNVFFVNVLSGSIISQLHIFSRPRDIPVHLAKAVPRQATFFITYVLTLGWASLSSEVLQTFSLSYNWMRKYIFRLKDDPNAVPSFPYHTEVPKVLLFGLIGFTCSILAPLIVPFLLVYFFLGHLVYRNQILNVYSSYYESGGRMWPIVHNTTVFSLLLMQIIALGVFGTKDAPVASGFTIPLLIFTLLFSEYCRHHFNPIFKNFSAQDFIEMDREDEQTGRMKDIHMQLLTAYCQLPPPTTNTEETYYDDSETGGARNQVTI